In Aedes albopictus strain Foshan chromosome 3, AalbF5, whole genome shotgun sequence, the following are encoded in one genomic region:
- the LOC115262689 gene encoding peptidyl-prolyl cis-trans isomerase-like 1 — protein sequence MLALQPGTTTAGIPDKLWQPHFVTFETTMGEISIELYWKHAPNTCRNFAELARRGYYNGTIFHRIIRDFMIQGGDPTGTGRGGQSIYGATFADEINADLKHTGAGVVSMANSGPDTNGSQFFITLAPTQWLDGKHTIFGRIHTGMQAIKRIGQVETDKNDRPVEQVKILKGKVEKY from the exons atgctCGCTTTACAACCCGGTACGACGACAGCCGGAATTCCAGATAAGCTATGGCAACCACATTTCGTCACATTTGAAACTAC AATGGGTGAAATTTCTATTGAACTGTACTGGAAACATGCGCCCAACACCTGCCGGAACTTTGCTGAGCTGGCGCGCCGAGGCTACTACAACGGAACCATATTCCATCGCATCATTCGGGATTTCATGATTCAAGGCGGCGATCCAACCGGTACCGGACGTGGAGGACAATCCATCTATGGGGCAACGTTTGCCGACGAGATCAATGCCGACCTGAAACACACCGGCGCCGGAGTGGTTTCGATGGCCAATTCTGGTCCGGACACCAATGGGTCACAGTTCTTCATTACTTTGGCGCCAACGCAGTGGCTCGATGGGAAGCACACCATATTTGGGCGGATCCACACCGGCATGCAAGCAATCAAACGGATAGGTCAGGTGGAAACGGACAAAAATGACCGGCCCGTGGAACAGGTAAAAATTTTAAAGGGCAAGGTGGAAAAGTATTGA